Proteins from a single region of Fusobacterium russii ATCC 25533:
- a CDS encoding Glu/Leu/Phe/Val family dehydrogenase: MSKETLNPLLNAQAQVKKACDALGANPAVYELLKEPQRIIEISIPVKMDNGSIKTFKGYRSAHNDAVGPYKGGIRFHPAVNADEVKALSIWMSIKCQVTGIPYGGGKGGITVDPSELSKRELEELSRGYVRGMYRYLGEKLDIPAPDVNTNGQIMAWMQDEYNKISGEQGIGVFTGKPLTYGGSQGRNEATGFGVAVIMRESFKALGKDLKGATVAVQGFGNVGKFTVKNIMKLGGKVVAVAEFEKERGAYAVYKADGFTFAELEAAKAAGSLTKVAGAKVLTMDEFWSLDVEGLAPCALENAIKEHEANLIKAKVIAEGANGPITLEADEILYKKGVVVAPDILANAGGVTVSYFEWVQNLYGYYWTEKEVEEKEERAMVDAFKPIWEMKVDKNVSFRQATYMKSIDRIAKAMEVRGWL, from the coding sequence ATGAGTAAAGAAACTTTAAACCCACTATTAAATGCACAAGCACAAGTTAAAAAAGCATGTGATGCATTAGGAGCAAATCCAGCTGTTTATGAATTGTTGAAAGAGCCACAAAGAATTATAGAAATTTCTATTCCAGTAAAGATGGATAATGGTTCAATAAAAACATTCAAAGGATACAGATCAGCTCATAATGATGCAGTAGGACCTTATAAAGGAGGAATAAGATTCCATCCAGCTGTTAATGCTGATGAAGTTAAAGCTCTTTCTATATGGATGAGTATTAAATGTCAAGTAACAGGAATTCCTTATGGTGGAGGAAAAGGAGGAATTACTGTTGATCCTTCTGAATTATCAAAGAGAGAATTAGAAGAATTATCTAGAGGATATGTAAGAGGAATGTACAGATATCTAGGGGAAAAATTAGATATTCCTGCTCCAGATGTAAATACAAATGGACAAATAATGGCATGGATGCAAGATGAATACAATAAAATTTCTGGGGAACAAGGAATAGGAGTTTTCACAGGAAAACCTTTAACTTATGGAGGATCTCAAGGAAGAAATGAAGCTACTGGATTTGGTGTTGCAGTAATTATGAGAGAATCTTTTAAGGCATTAGGAAAAGATTTAAAGGGAGCTACAGTTGCAGTTCAAGGATTTGGAAATGTTGGAAAATTTACTGTAAAAAATATAATGAAACTAGGTGGAAAAGTTGTAGCTGTTGCTGAATTTGAAAAAGAAAGAGGAGCATATGCAGTATACAAAGCAGACGGATTTACTTTCGCTGAATTAGAAGCTGCAAAGGCTGCTGGAAGTTTAACAAAGGTAGCAGGAGCAAAAGTTCTTACTATGGATGAATTCTGGTCATTAGATGTAGAAGGATTAGCACCTTGTGCATTAGAAAATGCGATTAAAGAACATGAAGCTAACCTAATCAAAGCAAAAGTTATAGCAGAAGGAGCAAATGGTCCTATAACTTTAGAAGCAGATGAAATTCTTTATAAGAAAGGTGTAGTAGTAGCTCCAGATATACTAGCTAATGCAGGAGGAGTTACAGTATCTTACTTTGAATGGGTACAAAACTTATATGGATACTACTGGACAGAAAAAGAAGTAGAAGAAAAAGAAGAAAGAGCTATGGTTGATGCATTTAAACCTATTTGGGAAATGAAAGTAGACAAAAATGTTTCTTTCAGACAAGCAACTTACATGAAATCTATTGATAGAATAGCAAAAGCAATGGAAGTTAGAGGATGGCTATAA
- a CDS encoding OadG family protein: protein MWTSQTMTFYESFITFLIGFTVVFSCLIALALFIIISSKIVAIITNVIPEEKPQVAVTPKVVPTATQAVVKDNQEELENLAVIISVISEEMREPVENFQIVDIKEI, encoded by the coding sequence ATGTGGACATCTCAGACTATGACTTTTTATGAAAGTTTTATAACTTTTTTAATTGGTTTTACAGTCGTTTTTTCTTGTCTTATCGCGCTTGCATTATTTATAATAATATCTTCAAAAATAGTCGCTATTATAACTAATGTAATTCCTGAAGAAAAGCCACAGGTAGCTGTAACACCAAAAGTAGTGCCAACAGCAACTCAAGCTGTGGTAAAAGACAATCAAGAAGAATTAGAAAATTTAGCTGTCATTATTTCTGTTATTAGTGAAGAAATGAGAGAGCCAGTAGAAAATTTCCAAATAGTAGATATTAAGGAAATTTAA
- a CDS encoding biotin/lipoyl-containing protein produces the protein MKYVVTLNGKKFEVEVEKVGGGKSLSRQPVGRTERTVVAAEPVVAAPVTPAPAAVETPVATTTGGTEITCPMPGSILDVKVKVGDTVKYGDCLAVLEAMKMENDIPATVDGTVAEVRVKKGDMVDTDAVLIVLK, from the coding sequence ATGAAATATGTAGTTACTTTAAATGGAAAAAAATTCGAGGTGGAAGTTGAAAAAGTAGGAGGGGGAAAATCTTTATCTCGTCAACCAGTTGGCAGAACAGAGAGAACAGTAGTGGCAGCTGAACCAGTTGTAGCGGCTCCAGTTACACCAGCTCCGGCAGCAGTAGAAACACCTGTAGCAACGACAACAGGAGGAACTGAAATAACTTGTCCAATGCCAGGATCAATTTTAGATGTAAAAGTAAAAGTAGGAGATACAGTAAAATATGGAGATTGTCTAGCAGTTTTAGAAGCTATGAAGATGGAAAATGACATTCCAGCAACAGTAGATGGAACAGTAGCAGAAGTAAGAGTAAAAAAAGGAGATATGGTAGATACTGACGCAGTTCTAATAGTATTAAAATAA